The Thiobacillus sp. genome contains the following window.
ATGTGGGCGCTGCGGTTCGGGTCATACTCGATGCGCTCGATCTTGGCGGCGATGCCGTCCTTGTTGCGCTTGAAGTCCACGACGCGATAGTGCTGCTTGTGGCCACCGCCCTTGTGACGAGTGGTGATGTGACCGTTATTGTTGCGGCCCGCCTTGCGGTTCTGCTTCTCAACCAGGGTAGCCAGAGGCTTGCCCTTGTGCAGACCGGGCGTGACCACCTTGACGACGGCACGACGGCCGGCGGAGGTAGGTTTGACTTTGACCAGCATGGCTTATTCTCCTGCGGCGAAGTTGAGTTCCTGACCAGGTTTCAGGCACACATAGGCCTTCTTCCAGTCGGAGCGACGACCAAAGAAGCGACCGAATCGCTTGATCTTGCCCTTGACGTTGGCCACTTTCACATCCTTCACCTGCACCTTGAACAGCAGTTCCACGGCCGCCTTGATTTCGGGCTTGGTGGCATCGGAAGCCACGCGGAAGATCACCTGCTCACGCTTGTCGGCCAGCATGGTGGCCTTTTCGGAGATGACCGGGGCGAGGATGACCCGGAGCAGACGCTCCTCTTTCATCGGCACGGCGTTCATGCGTACATCTCCTCGAAAGACTTGACTGCGTCACGCGTCATCAGAACGCGGTCATAGCGAACCAAACTGACGGGATCTGCCTGGTGGGGCTCCAGCACCAGTACGTTGTGCAGGTTGCGAGCCGACAGCCACAGGTTGTCATCCACCACGGGAGAGATGATCAGCACGCGGTCGGTGATGCCCATGTCCTTGAGCTTGCCTGCCAGCACCTTGGTCTTGGGGGTATCCACACCCAGATCGTCCACAACGGTCAGACGACCATCCGCAGCCAGACGAGACAGGATGGTGGCCACGCCGGCCCGGAACATTTTCCGGTTGACCTTGTGAGAGAAGTTTTCATCAGGCTTGTTGGGGAAGGCACGACCGCCCCCTCTCCAGATGGGAGACGAGGTCATACCGGCACGGGCCCGGCCCGTACCCTTCTGTTTGAAGGGCTTCTTGGTGCTATGCCTGACTTCTGCACGGGTCAACTGTGCGCGATCGCC
Protein-coding sequences here:
- the rplD gene encoding 50S ribosomal protein L4, whose protein sequence is MDLKLVNAKGQDAGVVAAADTLFAREYNEALVHQVVTAYLANARTGDRAQLTRAEVRHSTKKPFKQKGTGRARAGMTSSPIWRGGGRAFPNKPDENFSHKVNRKMFRAGVATILSRLAADGRLTVVDDLGVDTPKTKVLAGKLKDMGITDRVLIISPVVDDNLWLSARNLHNVLVLEPHQADPVSLVRYDRVLMTRDAVKSFEEMYA
- the rplW gene encoding 50S ribosomal protein L23, which translates into the protein MNAVPMKEERLLRVILAPVISEKATMLADKREQVIFRVASDATKPEIKAAVELLFKVQVKDVKVANVKGKIKRFGRFFGRRSDWKKAYVCLKPGQELNFAAGE